A single region of the Thermotoga profunda AZM34c06 genome encodes:
- the ago gene encoding protein argonaute produces the protein MKLNLFEIMVPSKVKRIYYYNPQTPPEIFAKNLTRINNIRFNDSSDLVWVELPFLQVQILPEQAVVYKKREEVIESDEKLFIRTLYSYIKKLFKDNDFIATRQNLYISNRTKTPFQNNKEVSWFESYQVKIYKIYEKYYLSINPRFTFLSTKPALESQVRSAYLLNTKSGKSFPFVSAEDGKLVIAIDERTHKEVTHPENYFFNFTSKEAEELGVSKQIYEIYNNKLPYLYEKISTELSFLKDLVNLNQYYEVKPDHQERITAFYKFANGNSDDIKKIFQLQPLKSPGTLKMTFLFSSKYKNENISEPVRKVFASSDSAYRKALSELGLEIEYLRNPQTNKAIFYYKEKTFEIENKEVLSSSGKIYAIVLLDERQESLDNLIKNAPKNVVILPVLTPKIISDQIYILKSFAYKIVNFSQDAQTYQLLGLSDNALYIGFDLSHDFQKRVSHYAISAVDRNSKVLYINQERDMPLNEKFELELLQKDIVKSIDRYKSVVKKPPNMIFLMRDGVFFEDINLLKNYLDLLKIDYTIIEIDKNSNINSKQNLKGMIVKFEPNKYVYFAQTYNLQKAVEINIVINNSKLSDEQIARETYLTTRLFHSTPYTNLKLPYPLYITDKVALLNNEWKLYIPYFCDKI, from the coding sequence ATGAAATTGAATCTATTTGAAATCATGGTTCCATCAAAGGTCAAAAGAATTTATTACTACAATCCTCAGACACCACCAGAGATCTTTGCAAAGAACCTCACAAGAATTAACAACATCAGATTCAATGATTCAAGTGATCTGGTCTGGGTTGAATTACCATTTTTGCAGGTGCAAATTCTGCCGGAACAAGCCGTTGTTTACAAAAAAAGGGAAGAGGTTATAGAAAGTGATGAAAAACTGTTCATCAGAACCTTGTATAGTTACATAAAGAAACTGTTCAAGGATAATGATTTCATAGCTACAAGACAAAATCTTTACATATCTAACCGTACTAAAACTCCATTTCAGAATAATAAAGAAGTCTCATGGTTTGAGAGTTATCAAGTAAAGATATACAAGATATATGAAAAATACTATCTTTCCATAAATCCTCGCTTCACGTTCTTATCCACAAAACCCGCTTTAGAGTCTCAAGTTAGGTCTGCCTACCTTTTAAACACCAAATCTGGGAAGTCTTTTCCTTTTGTTAGCGCAGAAGATGGAAAGCTTGTTATAGCAATAGATGAGAGAACCCATAAAGAAGTTACTCATCCAGAAAACTATTTTTTCAATTTCACATCTAAAGAAGCCGAGGAACTTGGGGTCTCAAAACAAATTTATGAAATTTACAACAATAAACTTCCCTACTTATATGAAAAAATATCAACGGAATTGAGTTTTCTGAAAGATTTAGTTAACCTGAATCAGTACTATGAAGTAAAACCCGATCATCAAGAGAGAATTACTGCATTTTATAAATTCGCCAATGGTAATTCAGATGATATTAAAAAAATCTTTCAACTTCAACCACTTAAAAGCCCAGGGACTTTAAAAATGACTTTTTTGTTCTCAAGTAAGTATAAAAATGAAAATATCAGTGAACCTGTGAGAAAAGTCTTTGCATCAAGTGATTCTGCCTATCGTAAAGCCTTATCTGAACTTGGATTGGAGATAGAATACTTGAGAAATCCTCAAACTAATAAAGCGATCTTTTATTACAAAGAAAAAACCTTTGAAATCGAGAACAAAGAAGTATTATCTTCTTCTGGTAAAATCTATGCGATAGTTTTACTTGATGAAAGACAAGAAAGCCTGGATAATCTTATTAAAAATGCTCCCAAGAATGTTGTCATTTTGCCTGTTTTAACACCAAAGATCATCAGCGATCAAATTTATATTCTAAAAAGCTTTGCTTACAAAATTGTGAATTTTTCCCAAGACGCACAGACCTATCAATTACTTGGACTTTCAGATAATGCTTTATATATAGGTTTTGATCTAAGTCACGATTTTCAAAAGAGAGTATCTCATTATGCAATTTCTGCCGTTGACAGGAATAGCAAAGTACTTTACATAAATCAAGAACGCGATATGCCATTGAATGAGAAATTCGAATTGGAACTCCTTCAAAAGGATATTGTTAAATCCATTGACAGATACAAATCTGTGGTCAAGAAACCACCAAATATGATATTCCTCATGCGTGATGGAGTTTTCTTTGAAGATATAAACCTTTTGAAAAACTACTTAGATCTTCTGAAAATAGACTATACGATAATTGAAATAGACAAAAACTCAAACATAAACTCAAAACAAAATCTAAAAGGAATGATTGTGAAATTTGAACCAAATAAATATGTTTACTTTGCACAGACTTACAACTTACAAAAAGCCGTTGAAATAAATATAGTGATCAATAATTCAAAGCTTTCTGATGAACAGATAGCCAGAGAAACTTACTTGACAACAAGACTATTTCATTCTACACCATATACCAATTTGAAATTGCCATACCCACTCTATATAACCGACAAAGTTGCTTTACTTAACAATGAATGGAAACTATATATTCCATATTTTTGTGATAAAATATAA
- the cas1 gene encoding CRISPR-associated endonuclease Cas1, which produces MILYITEQGVVLSKELGKLIISKQGDTINEIPLKKIEKVNLMGNISLTPQILNYFLENKIEVVFMTQYGKYRGKLYTNEYRNVILRLKQYERSNDQSFKFKMAQSIVIGKLRNYYDFLSNKSKNLPRGTISEEIAALRKIIEKTRGSTNIEQIMGLEGIGSKYYFQGFAKLFKSDEFKFEKRIAHPPKDPVNAMLSLGYSLLYNEIEAAMNAVGLDPYLGNLHTVDISKKSLLYDLTEEFRCIIVDNFVINAINRNEFTVNDFEEKEEGIIHFTKDAIKRFIDKFEERLNSKMKYHLDDEENYIRTIFEKQSRHYARVVLGEEEQYTPFYRK; this is translated from the coding sequence ATGATTTTATACATAACCGAACAAGGTGTTGTACTTTCTAAGGAACTTGGAAAGTTGATTATCTCAAAGCAAGGAGATACCATCAATGAAATACCGTTGAAAAAAATTGAGAAAGTCAATCTCATGGGCAATATATCGCTCACACCTCAAATACTGAATTATTTCTTGGAAAACAAAATAGAAGTCGTTTTCATGACTCAATATGGTAAATACAGGGGAAAACTATATACAAACGAATATCGAAACGTTATATTGAGACTCAAACAGTATGAAAGAAGTAATGATCAATCCTTCAAATTCAAAATGGCACAGAGCATAGTCATTGGTAAATTGAGGAACTATTATGATTTCCTTTCGAATAAGAGCAAAAACTTGCCGCGAGGAACGATCAGTGAAGAAATAGCTGCTTTGAGAAAGATTATCGAAAAAACTCGTGGTTCTACTAATATCGAACAAATAATGGGATTAGAAGGAATCGGTTCAAAATATTACTTTCAAGGTTTCGCAAAACTCTTTAAAAGCGATGAGTTCAAATTCGAGAAAAGAATCGCTCATCCTCCCAAAGATCCTGTGAATGCCATGTTATCACTTGGATATAGCCTTTTGTACAACGAAATAGAAGCAGCCATGAATGCGGTAGGCTTGGATCCTTATCTTGGAAATCTGCACACTGTGGATATATCAAAAAAATCTTTGCTCTATGACTTAACAGAAGAGTTTAGATGTATCATTGTTGATAATTTTGTAATAAATGCAATCAACAGGAACGAATTCACGGTGAATGACTTTGAAGAAAAAGAAGAAGGAATAATACATTTCACAAAAGATGCTATTAAAAGATTTATAGATAAATTCGAAGAGCGTTTGAACAGCAAAATGAAATATCATTTAGATGACGAAGAAAATTACATAAGAACGATCTTTGAAAAACAGTCAAGGCATTATGCAAGGGTAGTATTGGGAGAAGAAGAACAATATACACCTTTCTATAGGAAGTGA
- the cas2 gene encoding CRISPR-associated endonuclease Cas2 — protein MFFVISYDVVDDKRRKHLSDYLESYGVRVQYSVFETELNQSQLNQLIKGIKKRIKADEDTVRVYPIAKDLREMIITIGTNKGQFYDKDVLIV, from the coding sequence GTGTTTTTCGTTATAAGTTATGATGTTGTCGATGATAAAAGACGTAAACATTTATCAGATTATCTTGAAAGCTATGGTGTAAGAGTCCAATACAGCGTTTTTGAAACAGAACTCAATCAGTCACAACTAAATCAATTGATCAAAGGTATCAAAAAACGCATAAAAGCCGATGAAGATACCGTGAGAGTATATCCAATTGCAAAAGACCTCCGTGAGATGATAATCACAATCGGCACAAACAAAGGACAGTTTTATGACAAAGACGTGCTCATCGTATAG
- a CDS encoding CRISPR-associated primase-polymerase type A1 — protein MKAEDDFDFAKALEYYEKAFDELSIEDGSLQRYANLLFEFQEYEKAKEIFEIIVQKTNHSEYLEKLAQIYEELELKDQAINIYERLGQIDRISQLKNQKRTSQIDDIVIKKFLDLFSGREDVFAIQMDEGYYPVRLPMKEKDVLEHLNGEKTLGLYVLRSDNNIKFAAFDIDFKKGFENNYQSALRLCRQSVMNICEKLKIENIKYHVEFSGNRGYHIWIFFDRWLQAYKVRFILRKIVESISIDDQISVEIFPKQSDTGGGLGNLIKLPLGIHRKTKNRCPFVDENFEPVHNQYDYLLKIEPNDSDVIEKLYKEFSQEQNLDLQATKQKQKNIDAKPSSQVKRVLRQEIKPITRSNLLNTMIQACYPLKQIYEKIQKLGYINEDEEYIIIAACVAMENSKEFLSDLFKKTINYSQSRLHALMNRVGTIPITCEEIKRIILSKSLALNIDQCNCKFNEVLNTPLCLVTNLDFFVLPNIDLRDIVRKIMDKTKEKAELENQIRTLKNLLAQKMTVDEINIEDLIIRKKDGEIQIII, from the coding sequence TTGAAAGCCGAGGATGATTTTGACTTTGCAAAAGCGCTTGAATACTATGAAAAAGCTTTTGATGAGCTTTCCATTGAGGATGGATCATTACAGAGATATGCAAATCTGTTGTTTGAATTTCAAGAATATGAGAAAGCAAAAGAAATCTTTGAAATCATAGTGCAGAAAACAAATCATAGTGAGTATCTTGAAAAACTCGCACAGATTTACGAAGAGCTCGAACTGAAAGACCAAGCGATAAATATCTATGAAAGATTGGGGCAAATTGATAGAATCAGTCAGTTAAAAAATCAAAAGAGAACAAGTCAAATAGATGACATAGTTATAAAAAAGTTTCTCGATCTGTTCAGTGGTAGAGAAGACGTCTTTGCCATTCAAATGGACGAAGGTTACTATCCAGTGAGATTACCCATGAAGGAAAAGGACGTTTTAGAACACCTCAATGGGGAAAAAACTTTGGGGCTGTATGTACTTAGATCGGATAACAACATCAAATTTGCGGCTTTCGATATTGATTTCAAAAAAGGCTTCGAAAATAATTACCAAAGTGCATTGCGACTTTGCAGACAGTCGGTAATGAATATCTGTGAAAAGTTGAAAATCGAAAATATCAAATATCATGTAGAATTCAGTGGCAATCGTGGTTATCACATATGGATTTTCTTTGACAGGTGGCTTCAGGCTTATAAGGTGAGATTTATCCTCAGGAAAATCGTCGAAAGTATCTCAATAGATGATCAAATCTCTGTAGAAATTTTTCCCAAACAATCAGACACAGGTGGCGGACTTGGAAATCTGATCAAACTTCCATTAGGTATACACAGAAAGACGAAAAATAGATGTCCATTCGTCGACGAAAACTTCGAACCAGTACATAACCAATATGATTATCTTTTAAAAATCGAGCCAAATGATTCAGATGTGATTGAAAAGCTATACAAAGAATTTTCACAAGAACAAAATCTGGACCTTCAAGCCACAAAACAAAAGCAAAAAAATATTGATGCAAAGCCATCCTCTCAGGTCAAAAGAGTGTTAAGACAAGAAATAAAGCCGATAACAAGGTCAAATTTGCTTAATACCATGATTCAAGCGTGTTATCCACTCAAACAGATTTACGAAAAGATTCAGAAGTTAGGATATATCAATGAAGATGAAGAGTACATAATAATTGCGGCTTGTGTGGCAATGGAAAATTCAAAGGAATTCCTATCAGATCTGTTTAAAAAGACCATCAATTATTCACAGTCAAGACTACACGCACTGATGAACAGAGTTGGTACAATACCGATAACTTGCGAAGAGATAAAAAGAATTATACTCAGTAAGTCACTCGCTTTAAATATAGATCAATGCAATTGCAAATTCAATGAAGTTCTTAACACACCTTTGTGTTTAGTCACGAATTTGGACTTCTTTGTCTTGCCGAATATAGATCTCAGAGATATTGTTAGAAAGATAATGGACAAAACAAAAGAAAAGGCTGAACTTGAAAATCAGATAAGAACTCTTAAAAACCTATTAGCTCAAAAAATGACAGTTGATGAAATAAATATAGAAGATCTTATCATTAGAAAAAAAGATGGGGAAATCCAAATAATCATTTAG